The proteins below come from a single Azospirillum thiophilum genomic window:
- the rpsD gene encoding 30S ribosomal protein S4, with protein sequence MSKRQESKYKIDRRLGVNLWGRAKSPLNKREYGPGQHGQRRKKPSDYGLQLMAKQKLKGYYGNIGEKQFRRIYAEAVRRKGDTGENLIGLLERRLDAVVYRMKFAPTPFAARQLINHGHILVNGRRLNVASARIKDNDTVEVRAKSKQMALVLEAAASGERDVPDYLEVDGGALKGRFVRAPLLADVPYPVQMEPNLVIEFYSR encoded by the coding sequence ATGAGCAAGCGTCAAGAGTCCAAGTACAAGATCGACCGCCGCCTCGGCGTCAACCTGTGGGGCCGCGCCAAGAGCCCGCTGAACAAGCGCGAGTACGGCCCGGGCCAGCACGGCCAGCGCCGCAAGAAGCCGTCGGACTACGGTCTGCAGCTGATGGCCAAGCAGAAGCTGAAGGGCTACTACGGCAACATCGGCGAGAAGCAGTTCCGCCGCATCTATGCCGAGGCCGTGCGCCGCAAGGGCGACACCGGCGAGAACCTGATCGGCCTGCTGGAGCGCCGTCTGGACGCCGTGGTCTACCGCATGAAGTTCGCGCCGACCCCGTTCGCCGCCCGTCAGCTGATCAACCATGGCCACATCCTGGTCAACGGCCGTCGCCTGAACGTCGCCTCGGCCCGCATCAAGGACAACGACACCGTCGAGGTGCGCGCCAAGTCCAAGCAGATGGCCCTGGTGCTGGAAGCCGCCGCTTCGGGCGAGCGTGACGTCCCCGACTATCTGGAAGTCGACGGCGGCGCGCTGAAGGGCCGCTTTGTCCGCGCTCCCCTGCTGGCCGACGTCCCGTACCCGGTCCAGATGGAACCGAACCTGGTCATCGAGTTCTACTCGCGCTGA